In a single window of the Magnolia sinica isolate HGM2019 chromosome 7, MsV1, whole genome shotgun sequence genome:
- the LOC131251670 gene encoding uncharacterized protein LOC131251670 gives MFGKVSGDQPRVGLNGSGALSHVYIQHPPLRCSIPGASGLYHDDGNKLLLSPTSSEVFKWRTGPSASLDDTPTSDSISEGPVLSIRYSLDGKVIGIQRSNHDIEFRNRETGETFSQRCRSESESILGFFWTDCPTCDVVFVKTSGLDLFSFEPELKTLCLVETKRLNVCWYVYTHESRMVLLASGMQCKIFAGFQFSSGGIIRLPRFEMEMSKAEANKKPVLAAEDVHIVTIYGRIYCLQVDRVGMLANFYRFYRDAVVLQGSLPIYSTKIAVSVVDNVLLVHQVDAKVIILYDMFTNSLAPISAPLPLLLRGLSRTNTSSSQGTSIQTINVEAIGTNAHEGIMYGDGWTFLNPDLICDTAHGILWRIHLDLEAIAASSSEVPSVLEFLQRRRFQSYKAKQLCLAIMRTVILERRPVAMITRAIDVLVASYSYLMKTENSLQGGTGSTCSGNPVSTGVEKTHASSIHHADVSQAVADEAINRVDVHRKSTRQESTSGVENNPLNLDSISDSKENTNLEQLASHSGKSLENSPSGDLYGSGTQEVKKNRAGAETSKANIEQSPLQSEVLEASSNTLDPNASDQQGSQVACVAISPDEMYSSVFALVEEEIAGDTTYLVAVIIEYFRSAASEKLKVHPNLYVMTIQLLARNERYAELGLFIINKILEPSREVALQLLESGRQNFQTRKLGLDMLRQLSLHHDYVLMLVQDGYYLEALRYARKHKVNTVRPSLFLEAAFAANDSQHLAAVLRFFADFIPGFKNTSDHSTYCRVLDEMS, from the exons ATGTTTGGAAAAGTATCAGGTGATCAACCTAGGGTTGGTTTAAATGGATCTGGTGCTCTATCACATGTTTATATCCAGCATCCACCCCTAAGATGCAGCATTCCTGGAGCAAGCGGTCTGTACCATGATGATGGGAATAAGTTACTGCTCTCTCCAACATCCAGTGAG gtttttaaatGGAGAACTGGTCCATCAGCTTCACTGGATGACACTCCTACTTCTGATTCGATTAGTGAAGGGCCTGTTTTGTCCATTCGGTATTCTCTAGATGGGAAGGTTATAGGCATTCAACGGTCAAATCATGATATTGAGTTCAGGAATAGAGAAACAGGGGAAACTTTTAGCCAAAGGTGCAGGTCAGAGTCTGAGAGCATACTGGGATTTTTCTGGACCGACTgcccaacatgtgatgttgtGTTTGTAAAGACTAG CGGGCTGGACTTGTTTTCCTTTGAACCTGAGTTGAAGACACTCTGCTTGGTGGAGACAAAGCGACTCAATGTCTGCTGGTATGTTTACACACATGAAAGTAGGATGGTTCTTCTTGCTTCTGGAATGCAATGCAAAATTTTCGCTGGATTTCAG TTTTCATCTGGAGGAATCATTCGATTGCCAAGGTTTGAGATGGAGATGTCTAAAGCTGAAGCAAACAAGAAACCTGTATTAGCAGCAGAAGATGTACACATTGTTACAAT CTATGGAAGGATATACTGCTTACAAGTTGATAGGGTTGGAATGCTAGCCAACTTCTATAGGTTTTACCGTGATGCTGTTGTGCTGCAG GGTTCTTTGCCGATTTATTCCACTAAGATAGCAGTCAGCGTCGTGGATAACGTGCTTCTTGTTCACCAAGTGGATGCAAAAGTCATTATACTCTATGACATGTTTACAAATTCCCTTGCGCCAATATCCGCTCCACTCCCTCTCTTATTGAGGGGTTTGTCAAGGACAAACACTTCTTCCTCTCAAGGCACTAGCATCCAGACCATCAATGTGGAGGCAATTGGAACTAATGCTCATGAAGGAATTATGTATGGAGATGGATGGACTTTTCTCAATCCTGACCTCATATGCGATACTGCTCATGGCATATTGTGGAGGATTCATTTGGACTTGGAG GCTATTGCAGCGAGTAGCTCAGAAGTGCCGTCTGTTCTAGAATTTTTGCAGCGGCGAAGGTTTCAATCATATAAG GCAAAGCAATTGTGCTTGGCGATAATGCGTACTGTGATTCTGGAAAGAAGACCCGTGGCCATGATTACTAGGGCAATAGATGTATTGGTTGCTTCTTACTCTTACTTGATGAAAACAGAAAATTCTCTTCAGGGAGGTACTGGAAGTACTTGTTCTGGCAATCCGGTTTCCACTGGAGTTGAGAAGACTCATGCTTCTAGCATCCATCATGCAGATGTCTCTCAGGCAGTGGCAGATGAAGCTATCAACAGAGTAGATGTGCATAGAAAATCGACAAGACAAGAGTCTACTAGTGGAGTGGAGAATAACCCTCTCAATCTTGACTCAATTTCTGACTCCAAGGAGAACACAAACCTCGAACAACTGGCATCCCATTCAGGAAAATCTCTTGAAAATTCCCCTTCTGGTGATCTTTATGGTTCCGGTACCCAAGAGGTGAAAAAGAATCGCGCTGGTGCTGAAACTTCAAAGGCGAATATTGAGCAGTCACCTTTACAGTCTGAAGTTCTTGAAGCTAGTAGCAACACATTGGATCCGAATGCTTCTGATCAGCAAGGATCTCAGGTTGCTTGTGTAGCAATTTCACCAGATGAAATGTATAGCTCTGTATTTGCACTCGTCGAGGAAGAGATTGCTGGAGACACCACTTATTTGGTTGCTGTTATCATTGAGTACTTCCGGAG TGCTGCTTCAGAAAAACTCAAAGTTCATCCTAATCTGTATGTGATGACCATACAACTACTAGCTCGCAACGAACGCTATGCGGAACTTGGGCTTTTCATCATAAATAAG ATTCTAGAGCCCTCAAGAGAAGTTGCTTTACAGCTTTTAGAGTCAGGTCGGCAAAATTTCCAAACAAGGAAGTTAGGTTTGGATATGCTAAGGCAGCTTTCATTGCATCATGATTACGTGTTGATGCTAGTGCAAGACGGATACTATCTCGAAGCTTTGCGGTATGCACGGAAGCATAAG